A genomic segment from Candidatus Poribacteria bacterium encodes:
- a CDS encoding glycoside hydrolase family 32 protein, with protein sequence MIQTAYKEAYRPQFHFTPKTNWTNDPNGLIHYKGEFHLFFQHNPFGIDWGNMTWGHAVSTDLVHWKQLPHAIHPDELGTIFSGSGVVDWKNTGGFQTGDEAVLVNFYTSAGSHAPKEVPFTQSIAYSNDRGRSWTKYEGNPVIEHIVRDNRDPKVIWHEPTQKWVMALYLDQNDYTLFGSTDLKEWTRLSDLQIPDTECPDIFELPVDDDADNTKWVFWGAAGKYYIGSFDGTTFTPEGDAQRADYGANFYAAQTWSDVPESDGRRIQIAWMSGSKPPDMPFNQQMSFPCKLTLRTTPEGIRLHREPVEEIENIHTYTHAWSDLSLKPGEDPLAGLTGELFDIRAELALNDATAVGFKIRGQDVRYDVAAQELTFLERSGPLVPQNGKIRLQILVDRISIEAFGNDGELSMTSYFLPDLDNADIGIYAEGSPATLVSLKVHELRSSWV encoded by the coding sequence ATGATTCAGACGGCTTACAAGGAAGCATATCGTCCGCAGTTCCACTTTACACCGAAAACCAATTGGACCAACGATCCAAACGGCTTAATCCACTACAAAGGCGAGTTTCACCTTTTCTTTCAACACAACCCATTCGGCATCGACTGGGGCAACATGACGTGGGGACACGCCGTTAGCACAGACCTCGTCCATTGGAAGCAACTCCCGCATGCCATCCATCCAGATGAACTCGGCACAATCTTCTCAGGTTCTGGTGTTGTGGACTGGAAGAATACCGGCGGTTTTCAGACGGGTGACGAAGCAGTGCTCGTCAATTTCTACACATCTGCAGGCAGCCACGCGCCGAAAGAGGTGCCATTCACACAAAGCATCGCCTACAGCAACGATCGCGGACGGAGTTGGACAAAATATGAAGGGAACCCTGTGATTGAGCATATCGTCAGGGATAACCGCGACCCGAAGGTAATCTGGCACGAACCCACACAGAAATGGGTTATGGCACTCTATCTCGACCAGAATGACTATACCCTGTTCGGTTCAACAGACCTGAAGGAGTGGACACGGTTATCCGACCTACAGATTCCCGATACAGAGTGTCCAGATATCTTTGAACTTCCCGTTGATGACGATGCCGATAATACGAAGTGGGTTTTCTGGGGTGCGGCGGGAAAATATTACATCGGTAGTTTCGATGGAACGACCTTTACACCCGAAGGTGACGCGCAGCGCGCCGACTACGGTGCGAACTTCTATGCAGCGCAAACGTGGAGCGATGTGCCAGAATCCGATGGCAGACGCATCCAAATCGCTTGGATGAGTGGCAGTAAACCCCCGGATATGCCTTTTAATCAGCAGATGAGTTTCCCCTGCAAGTTGACCCTTCGAACGACACCAGAGGGGATACGTCTACATCGAGAACCCGTTGAAGAGATCGAAAACATCCATACGTATACCCATGCCTGGAGCGACCTTTCCCTCAAACCGGGTGAAGATCCACTCGCAGGATTGACAGGTGAATTGTTCGATATCCGTGCTGAACTGGCACTGAACGATGCGACCGCCGTTGGTTTCAAAATTCGCGGGCAGGATGTCCGTTACGATGTTGCAGCACAGGAACTCACATTCTTAGAAAGGAGCGGACCCCTCGTACCACAAAATGGGAAAATCCGCTTACAAATTTTAGTCGATCGTATCTCTATTGAAGCCTTCGGAAATGACGGTGAACTCTCAATGACGTCCTATTTCCTCCCAGATCTGGACAACGCAGACATCGGAATCTACGCCGAGGGAAGTCCAGCGACGTTAGTATCACTGAAGGTACACGAGTTAAGATCTTCGTGGGTGTAA
- the mqnE gene encoding aminofutalosine synthase MqnE: MENYSRFTDPKLPEIYEKVKTEERLSFEEGVALYESPDITGVGFIANHARERLNGNVAYYNINQHIDYSNVCILHARCHFCAFARKNMQTEGAWEMSVDEFLDKAMYSIEHGCTEIHSVGGLHPKLPFDYYLDMIRGLKERMPQVHLKFFTAVEIHHFSRIFKMSIEEVLTQLRDAGLDSLPGGGAEIFAEETREKICPGKLSAEGWLEVHDIAHRLGISTNATMLYGHLETNEDRVDHFIRLREQQDKSGGFVTFIPLAFHPLNTRMAYLPSTTGLTDLRNIAVARLMLDNMPHIKVYWIMTGLKTAQVALRFGADDIDGTVTEEKITHMAGADTPEAVSVSTLTHLIEEAGFVPVERDTLYNEVIREGNRWYRKAA; this comes from the coding sequence ATGGAGAACTATAGCCGTTTTACGGATCCCAAGTTGCCTGAAATCTACGAGAAAGTCAAGACGGAAGAACGACTCTCCTTTGAGGAGGGGGTCGCGCTTTATGAAAGTCCAGATATTACGGGGGTTGGATTCATAGCGAATCATGCCCGCGAACGCCTCAATGGAAACGTCGCTTACTATAACATCAACCAGCATATAGATTATTCAAATGTCTGTATTCTACACGCCCGGTGCCATTTTTGTGCCTTCGCCCGGAAAAACATGCAAACCGAAGGGGCCTGGGAAATGAGTGTAGATGAATTTTTAGACAAGGCGATGTATTCTATAGAGCACGGATGCACTGAGATTCATAGCGTCGGTGGGTTACATCCTAAATTACCCTTCGATTACTATTTAGATATGATCCGCGGGCTCAAGGAACGGATGCCGCAGGTCCACCTCAAATTCTTCACAGCCGTTGAAATTCATCACTTCTCACGTATCTTTAAAATGTCGATAGAAGAAGTTTTAACGCAATTGCGGGATGCGGGTTTGGATTCGTTGCCCGGGGGTGGTGCTGAAATATTTGCGGAAGAAACGCGGGAGAAGATTTGCCCAGGAAAACTGAGCGCAGAAGGGTGGCTGGAAGTTCATGATATCGCGCATCGTCTCGGTATTTCGACGAACGCAACGATGCTTTATGGGCACCTTGAGACAAATGAGGACAGAGTCGATCATTTCATTCGGTTGCGGGAACAACAGGATAAATCCGGTGGTTTCGTGACGTTCATTCCACTTGCGTTTCATCCTCTCAACACCCGTATGGCGTATCTACCCTCGACGACGGGTCTGACCGATCTTCGGAACATCGCTGTTGCACGTTTGATGCTCGATAACATGCCGCACATTAAAGTTTACTGGATTATGACCGGCTTGAAAACTGCGCAGGTCGCCCTCCGTTTCGGGGCTGATGATATTGATGGCACTGTAACCGAGGAAAAAATCACACACATGGCAGGAGCGGACACGCCGGAGGCGGTTTCCGTTTCGACACTCACACACCTCATTGAGGAAGCTGGCTTCGTGCCTGTTGAGCGGGATACGCTTTACAATGAGGTCATTCGAGAGGGGAATCGGTGGTACAGAAAAGCCGCTTAA
- a CDS encoding sulfatase-like hydrolase/transferase, which yields MAQSPNILFLLTDQQRFDSLGCNGAPICRTPAIDEIAATGMRFTNAYTPIALCSPARGSLLTGLYPHNHGQLSNMGNFNAVFANQILDKPAYPKLLGEAGYRVSCIGKWHLAKEGDTAFWGYDKWHPYREWHQWLREDGIDFRIDRDAVQPYEWGGEAPFYGRHPLPAERTMEAWTADKTIELINGYSDSEHPFMIAANFFGPHFPYAVPAPYDTMYDPDTAERWGNFDEQFINKPLIQQKEMLRWNASHLTWPDWQKVIAAYWGFCTFIDDQVRRILDCLEANGLAENTVVIFSTDHGDMLGSHRLFNKGFHMYEETHHIPLVIRYPGTTSPGTTCDEFVNLVDLMPTFLELGGAKMPERPNIGSQASPELDGRSIMPLLRGETVEDWPDDVFAEFHGYEPTLASVRMVRTNSWKYVYNPYSEDELYDMKSDPHELHNLANHLGYKHVLRRMKARMVDRLRETRDNIVMEGGWQSNSFDLLVSERER from the coding sequence ATGGCACAATCTCCTAATATTCTCTTTCTTCTTACCGACCAACAACGTTTCGATTCACTCGGTTGCAACGGCGCACCTATTTGCAGAACACCTGCTATCGATGAAATCGCCGCAACAGGCATGCGGTTCACCAATGCCTACACCCCTATCGCGCTCTGTTCACCAGCACGCGGCTCTCTACTCACTGGACTTTACCCCCACAATCACGGACAGTTGTCAAACATGGGCAACTTCAACGCCGTGTTTGCGAACCAGATCCTCGACAAACCGGCGTATCCTAAACTTCTTGGCGAGGCAGGGTATCGGGTCAGCTGCATCGGTAAGTGGCATCTTGCGAAGGAAGGCGACACAGCGTTTTGGGGTTACGATAAGTGGCATCCCTATCGCGAGTGGCACCAATGGCTCCGCGAGGACGGGATTGATTTCCGAATTGACAGGGATGCCGTCCAGCCGTATGAGTGGGGTGGGGAGGCACCTTTCTATGGGAGACACCCGCTCCCGGCTGAAAGGACGATGGAAGCGTGGACGGCAGACAAAACGATCGAACTCATCAACGGTTACTCCGATTCTGAACACCCTTTTATGATCGCTGCGAATTTCTTTGGACCGCACTTCCCGTATGCCGTGCCAGCACCTTACGACACGATGTATGATCCCGACACTGCTGAACGGTGGGGCAACTTTGACGAACAATTCATCAACAAACCGCTCATCCAGCAGAAGGAGATGCTCCGGTGGAACGCCAGTCACTTGACATGGCCCGATTGGCAGAAGGTCATCGCGGCTTATTGGGGATTCTGCACCTTCATTGATGACCAAGTGCGCCGAATTCTCGACTGCCTTGAGGCGAACGGCTTAGCAGAAAATACCGTCGTTATCTTTTCAACCGACCACGGCGATATGCTCGGCAGCCATCGGCTTTTCAACAAGGGGTTCCACATGTATGAAGAGACACACCACATTCCGCTTGTCATCCGGTACCCCGGCACGACATCACCCGGAACGACGTGTGATGAATTCGTGAATCTTGTGGATCTTATGCCGACGTTTTTGGAACTCGGGGGTGCAAAGATGCCCGAACGTCCTAATATCGGCTCGCAAGCTTCGCCGGAGCTCGATGGAAGGTCCATTATGCCGTTGTTAAGAGGGGAAACGGTAGAGGATTGGCCCGATGACGTGTTCGCTGAATTTCACGGGTATGAACCGACGCTTGCCTCTGTCAGGATGGTACGGACGAATTCGTGGAAATACGTCTATAACCCATACAGTGAGGACGAACTCTACGACATGAAGAGCGATCCTCATGAACTCCATAACTTGGCGAACCATCTCGGATACAAGCACGTCCTCCGCCGTATGAAGGCACGTATGGTCGATCGTCTGCGTGAAACGCGGGACAACATCGTTATGGAAGGCGGATGGCAGAGCAATTCGTTTGATCTACTGGTTTCAGAACGGGAACGGTAG
- a CDS encoding iron-sulfur cluster assembly accessory protein: MITVTESAAQKATTLINSSETSDESELGLRMQVVGGGCSGFQYNLEFGTAKGTDKVFEFHGLKIFIDPRSTLYLAGSVLDYNDGLMDSGFKITNPNAKNTCGCGESFSV; the protein is encoded by the coding sequence ATGATTACTGTTACAGAATCTGCCGCCCAAAAAGCGACCACTCTCATTAACAGCAGCGAAACCTCAGATGAATCCGAACTCGGCTTGCGGATGCAGGTCGTCGGCGGTGGATGCTCCGGTTTCCAATATAATCTTGAGTTTGGCACCGCAAAAGGGACCGACAAAGTTTTTGAATTTCACGGCTTGAAAATCTTCATCGATCCTCGTAGCACGCTTTACCTTGCGGGTTCCGTATTAGACTACAACGACGGCTTGATGGATTCAGGCTTTAAGATAACAAATCCGAACGCTAAAAATACATGCGGTTGTGGTGAGTCGTTTAGTGTTTAG
- a CDS encoding iron-sulfur cluster assembly scaffold protein translates to MYTPQVTEHYENPCNIGTIVDADGTASVGSPADGEMIKLTLKITDDMIVRAKFRAFGCPTAIASASMLTELITGVHIPEALEITADQLSDALGGLPPDKQRYANTAEKVLKMAIADFLSKKGVQ, encoded by the coding sequence ATGTATACGCCACAGGTAACCGAACATTACGAAAACCCGTGCAATATCGGAACTATTGTCGATGCGGATGGCACCGCCAGTGTTGGTTCTCCTGCTGACGGCGAAATGATAAAATTGACACTCAAAATAACGGATGACATGATCGTTAGGGCGAAATTTCGGGCATTCGGTTGCCCTACGGCTATCGCGAGTGCTTCAATGCTTACTGAACTCATTACGGGAGTTCATATCCCAGAGGCATTAGAGATTACCGCTGACCAACTTTCTGATGCGTTGGGAGGACTGCCACCGGATAAACAGCGTTACGCGAACACAGCTGAAAAAGTCCTAAAAATGGCAATTGCTGATTTTCTGTCCAAGAAGGGGGTGCAATGA
- a CDS encoding type II toxin-antitoxin system HigB family toxin, translating to MHIITRRRLNEFTQKYRNTQASLEHWYRLMKQGNFRSFAELRTTFPHADQVGKLTIFNISGNKARLITAIHYNRQKVYIRAVLTHDEYNKSKWKE from the coding sequence ATGCATATTATTACGCGAAGACGCCTAAATGAGTTCACCCAGAAATATCGGAATACCCAAGCATCACTTGAACATTGGTATCGATTAATGAAACAAGGCAACTTCCGATCATTTGCTGAACTGCGGACAACGTTTCCTCATGCTGATCAAGTCGGAAAATTAACGATTTTCAATATTAGTGGCAACAAGGCACGTCTTATTACGGCAATACACTACAATCGCCAAAAAGTCTATATTCGGGCAGTGCTAACACACGACGAATATAATAAAAGCAAATGGAAGGAATAA
- a CDS encoding transcriptional repressor, with protein sequence METAEETTRDIEFAKQFEDYLKSYGLRLTQKRLDILNQVFDYPGHFQTEDLLVQMRRNGYRVSRPTIYRTLPLLVRSGLLTEFIDAQKNTRYESIHSLREHAHLICLRCNQIVEFKEPQIDALQKAVCEAHAFKPVRFRNEIIGYCAECQAELEPKTLDENEETTV encoded by the coding sequence ATGGAAACCGCTGAAGAAACGACTCGCGATATAGAGTTTGCAAAGCAATTTGAAGATTACCTCAAAAGCTATGGACTCCGTTTGACCCAAAAACGATTAGACATCTTAAACCAAGTCTTTGACTATCCGGGACATTTTCAGACAGAAGATCTCTTGGTTCAGATGCGTCGAAACGGTTACCGTGTGTCGCGCCCAACGATCTATCGGACGTTGCCGCTGCTGGTGAGAAGTGGACTGTTAACAGAATTCATTGACGCGCAGAAGAACACTCGCTATGAGAGTATTCATTCACTTCGGGAACACGCGCATCTTATCTGTCTGCGATGTAATCAGATTGTTGAGTTTAAAGAACCGCAAATTGATGCCTTGCAGAAAGCGGTGTGTGAAGCGCACGCCTTTAAACCCGTGCGTTTTCGCAATGAGATAATCGGTTACTGCGCTGAGTGCCAAGCAGAGTTAGAGCCAAAGACACTCGATGAAAACGAGGAAACTACTGTTTGA
- a CDS encoding Gfo/Idh/MocA family oxidoreductase, protein MSELRSHNVTMLGTGLIGMFYTMTLHNQRGADRVHSVYSRREERATAFAEEWNIPHATTDLSEAINHPETDTVVIGLPNNLHLKAVELAAAAGKSILSTKPLGRTAEEAKAMLDIVENAGVFGGYLEDLVYPPKTLKALESVHNGALGKILWVRSRETHPGPHSDWFWDLEQAGGGAIVDMGCHCIEIIRNFVGKNNRPLEVMCWADTLVHPIDAEDHGIALIRFESGAMGQFEVGWAFRGGMDLRDEVSGSEGTIWLNHWLRTGYEMFTAVGQGGYVAEKAESDTGWLFPVGDEVAELGYRDMFLDMFNAIDEGREPMETFYDGYVVNAIIDACYKSAKSKQWEVVELQEWRGTTETADAQTTEADADERYAPLKSERMPDGRMKRIFRDRETGEIIERVEA, encoded by the coding sequence ATGTCAGAACTCAGAAGCCATAACGTCACGATGCTCGGCACTGGACTCATCGGAATGTTCTACACGATGACACTCCACAACCAGCGCGGCGCAGACCGCGTCCACAGCGTCTATTCACGGCGCGAAGAACGCGCGACAGCGTTCGCCGAAGAGTGGAACATCCCGCACGCAACAACCGATCTCTCAGAGGCGATCAATCACCCTGAAACGGATACCGTTGTTATTGGATTACCCAATAACTTGCACCTGAAAGCCGTGGAACTCGCGGCAGCAGCCGGCAAAAGCATCCTCTCTACGAAACCTCTTGGACGCACTGCTGAAGAGGCGAAAGCGATGTTGGACATCGTTGAAAACGCCGGTGTATTTGGCGGTTATCTTGAAGATCTCGTCTATCCCCCCAAAACCCTCAAAGCGTTAGAGTCCGTCCACAACGGTGCCCTCGGTAAGATCCTGTGGGTGCGTTCCCGCGAGACGCATCCGGGTCCACATAGTGATTGGTTCTGGGATCTGGAGCAAGCAGGCGGTGGTGCCATTGTCGATATGGGATGCCACTGCATCGAGATCATCCGAAACTTCGTCGGGAAAAATAACAGACCGCTTGAGGTGATGTGCTGGGCAGACACGCTCGTACATCCCATTGATGCGGAAGACCACGGCATTGCGCTTATCCGATTTGAGAGTGGAGCAATGGGACAATTCGAGGTCGGCTGGGCATTCCGAGGCGGCATGGATTTGCGTGACGAGGTCTCCGGGAGTGAAGGAACCATCTGGCTCAACCACTGGCTCCGCACAGGTTATGAGATGTTCACGGCTGTCGGGCAGGGGGGATACGTCGCTGAGAAAGCAGAGAGCGACACGGGTTGGCTCTTCCCCGTTGGTGATGAGGTTGCGGAGCTTGGCTATCGCGATATGTTCCTCGATATGTTCAACGCGATTGACGAAGGACGTGAACCGATGGAAACCTTCTATGACGGTTACGTCGTGAACGCTATTATCGATGCTTGTTATAAATCCGCGAAATCTAAACAGTGGGAAGTCGTTGAACTTCAGGAGTGGCGGGGTACAACAGAAACCGCCGATGCACAAACCACCGAGGCGGATGCCGATGAGCGATATGCCCCTCTCAAGAGTGAACGGATGCCGGATGGCAGAATGAAACGCATCTTCAGGGACCGGGAAACCGGGGAGATTATTGAGAGAGTAGAGGCTTAA
- a CDS encoding phosphopantothenate/pantothenate synthetase: MSDVPKTHPRYLSLTLRDTIVAGVEQGITSVHGLIAHGRGEAFDYLIGETTQPFATEAIHAAAAMLCLAEHPVISVNGNVAALAPEALIELGQVLNAPLEVNIFHTETGREQRIREYLLKHGAPDVLMPTTEAQLSYIDSNRKFVHPDGIFKADVVFVPLEDGDRCEALRKMGRAVVTIDLNPMSRTAKQASITIVDNVVRALPLLCEEIRDFSDPSAQDTLKRYSNAAALQEALRHISRSGNGD; this comes from the coding sequence TTGAGCGACGTTCCCAAAACACATCCCCGTTACCTTTCATTGACGTTACGAGATACCATCGTTGCAGGTGTGGAACAAGGGATTACCTCTGTCCACGGGCTTATCGCGCACGGACGCGGGGAGGCTTTCGATTACCTCATCGGGGAAACGACACAACCCTTCGCGACGGAGGCAATCCACGCCGCCGCGGCGATGCTATGTCTTGCTGAACACCCCGTCATTTCGGTCAATGGCAATGTCGCTGCGTTGGCACCTGAAGCACTCATTGAACTCGGACAAGTTCTGAACGCGCCGTTAGAGGTCAATATTTTCCACACGGAGACGGGACGCGAGCAGAGGATCCGAGAATATCTCCTGAAACACGGCGCACCCGACGTGCTGATGCCGACAACCGAGGCGCAACTCTCCTATATCGACTCCAATCGGAAGTTCGTGCATCCAGACGGGATTTTTAAAGCAGATGTCGTCTTCGTGCCGCTTGAGGACGGCGACAGATGTGAAGCACTCCGAAAGATGGGCAGAGCCGTCGTAACCATCGATCTGAACCCAATGTCGCGCACAGCGAAGCAAGCGAGTATCACAATCGTGGATAACGTCGTCCGAGCGTTGCCACTGTTATGTGAAGAGATTCGGGACTTCAGCGATCCCTCAGCACAGGATACCCTGAAAAGATACAGCAACGCAGCGGCGTTACAGGAAGCATTACGGCACATCAGCAGGAGCGGGAATGGAGACTAA
- a CDS encoding menaquinone biosynthesis protein — translation MVQKSRLRVGAVSFLNTKPLIYPLLKEEIQTDIALSVDIPSRVAALLSKGELDVGLIPIIEYFRANPLDTSYCILPKMSIASHGSVKSIQLFSRVPIPEIRRIGLDTNSRTSIALLKILLAEKYQISAAFTTCRPTINPKTVLQDHQAPSFDAILLIGDSALRHLGSTEYNLDLGEAWYKLTGLPFVYACWVARTETQLGNLSEVLLESKARGITRIPEIARIEARKLDFPEKLCRDYLQHHIKYDLDAPEIKGLELYYKYAVKNDLAPPDRHISFTTS, via the coding sequence GTGGTACAGAAAAGCCGCTTAAGGGTTGGGGCAGTCTCGTTTCTGAATACCAAACCGCTTATTTATCCTCTTTTAAAGGAAGAAATTCAAACGGATATTGCCTTGAGTGTTGACATACCGAGCCGCGTTGCAGCACTTTTAAGCAAAGGTGAACTGGATGTTGGATTAATTCCGATTATTGAATATTTTCGAGCGAATCCTTTGGATACGTCTTACTGTATTTTACCCAAAATGTCGATTGCGTCCCACGGAAGCGTCAAAAGCATCCAACTTTTCAGTCGCGTTCCGATTCCAGAGATTCGACGTATCGGACTCGATACGAATTCCCGAACTTCTATTGCCTTGCTGAAAATCCTACTCGCTGAGAAGTATCAAATCTCCGCAGCGTTCACAACATGTAGACCGACAATAAATCCGAAGACAGTCCTTCAAGATCACCAAGCGCCCTCTTTTGATGCGATCCTTCTCATCGGAGACTCAGCACTCAGGCATCTGGGTTCAACGGAATATAACTTAGATCTTGGTGAGGCGTGGTATAAGTTAACCGGTTTACCCTTTGTCTATGCGTGTTGGGTTGCCCGGACGGAAACGCAGCTTGGTAATTTATCGGAGGTGCTCCTCGAATCGAAAGCACGGGGTATCACACGCATCCCAGAAATCGCACGGATTGAGGCGCGAAAGCTTGATTTTCCTGAAAAACTTTGCCGCGATTATTTGCAACATCACATCAAATACGACTTGGATGCACCTGAGATCAAAGGTCTTGAACTGTATTATAAGTATGCCGTGAAGAACGATCTTGCGCCGCCAGATCGTCATATATCTTTCACTACCAGTTGA
- a CDS encoding transposase, whose amino-acid sequence MGIETLQVTNLLKNRKLAKALSDTALGGFLEKLKTKAQALGIPIVQADRFFARSKICSTCGHKKDDLTLSDRQYQCNHCGRSIDRDTNAALNLRTLAAGYAES is encoded by the coding sequence ATCGGTATTGAGACGCTACAGGTTACGAACCTGCTTAAGAATCGAAAGTTAGCAAAGGCGTTATCTGATACGGCACTCGGAGGTTTTCTTGAGAAACTCAAGACGAAAGCCCAAGCATTGGGTATCCCGATTGTGCAGGCGGATCGCTTTTTCGCACGTTCTAAAATCTGTAGCACCTGTGGACATAAAAAAGACGACTTAACGCTATCAGATAGGCAGTATCAGTGCAATCACTGCGGAAGGTCCATAGACCGAGACACTAACGCAGCACTCAATTTAAGAACGCTCGCCGCGGGATACGCGGAGAGTTAA
- a CDS encoding sigma-70 family RNA polymerase sigma factor, producing the protein MLSFIVKSIMTWTLWRTFFGGTRRFLMKLRCRSEGMKCPSYTHEGVFKATDETLSRFESDLNRCANCTAYATPALPSIQEDLLQIARITLWKKGPAFDPNHQRKASFRSYILPWVCGALTREKKKEVQHSWRFTSVSYEDDASQENSEAHRNEQRRRGFALPDERDDFVDRLIYEMWNADFEKALPRLLQRLTKREQQAFTCIRQNLKQVDIAERLTLSNPRINQLLKQVESKLRRECQNLGLIE; encoded by the coding sequence ATGCTATCCTTCATAGTAAAATCCATAATGACGTGGACATTGTGGAGAACTTTCTTTGGAGGCACGAGGAGGTTTCTTATGAAACTGAGGTGTCGATCGGAAGGCATGAAATGTCCGTCTTACACCCATGAAGGCGTTTTTAAGGCGACTGATGAAACGCTCAGCCGTTTTGAAAGTGATCTGAATCGGTGTGCGAACTGCACTGCTTACGCAACGCCGGCTCTTCCAAGTATTCAAGAAGATTTATTGCAAATCGCTCGGATAACGCTCTGGAAGAAAGGACCTGCTTTTGACCCAAACCACCAGCGAAAGGCATCCTTTCGTAGTTATATCCTTCCATGGGTCTGTGGAGCATTGACACGCGAAAAGAAGAAAGAGGTGCAACACTCCTGGCGGTTTACGTCTGTTTCCTATGAGGATGACGCTTCTCAAGAAAACTCAGAGGCACATCGCAACGAGCAAAGGAGAAGGGGGTTCGCATTGCCAGACGAGCGAGATGACTTTGTGGATAGACTCATCTATGAAATGTGGAACGCCGATTTCGAGAAGGCACTGCCGCGACTCCTACAACGTTTGACGAAACGTGAACAGCAGGCGTTCACCTGCATCCGACAGAACCTGAAGCAGGTGGATATAGCGGAACGACTCACGCTGAGCAATCCGAGAATCAATCAACTCCTGAAACAGGTGGAAAGCAAATTGAGACGTGAATGTCAAAATCTGGGACTCATTGAATAG
- a CDS encoding aminopeptidase produces the protein MHDPRLDKLANVLTTHSTRIQPGEFTLIEGIDIPQEMVIALIRAVRKAGGIPLVELKQNRIQREIILNGDDAGIKLIGEYEIYRIKKVQAYIGIRGSHNITELSDVPAEAMQRYQKHWIRPLNDIRVPHTKWVVLRWPYPAMAQQAQMSTEAFEDYYFDVCTLDYSRMEQAMKPLTSLMEETDEVHIVGQDTDLRFSIKDIPVIPCAGEKNIPDGECFTAPVRDSINGTIHFNTPTIYQGTTFTDIRLGFENGKIVEATANNTERLNDILDTDEGARYIGEFSIAFNPYITNPMLDILFDEKIAGSFHFTPGQAYEEADNSVRSAVHWDMVMIQTPEHGGGEMYFDGNLIRKDGRFVHPELEALNPENLK, from the coding sequence ATGCACGATCCACGACTTGATAAACTCGCAAATGTTCTCACAACCCATTCCACGAGAATCCAACCCGGTGAATTCACGCTCATTGAAGGCATAGACATCCCACAAGAGATGGTCATTGCCCTCATCCGAGCCGTTCGGAAAGCGGGTGGTATACCCCTCGTGGAACTCAAGCAGAACCGCATCCAACGTGAAATTATTCTCAACGGAGACGATGCCGGAATAAAATTGATTGGTGAATACGAAATATATCGGATAAAAAAGGTCCAGGCGTATATCGGTATCCGTGGGAGCCACAATATCACAGAGCTGTCTGATGTCCCAGCAGAAGCAATGCAACGCTATCAAAAGCATTGGATACGTCCCCTCAACGATATCCGCGTGCCACACACAAAATGGGTCGTTCTACGGTGGCCCTACCCGGCAATGGCACAACAGGCACAGATGAGCACAGAAGCGTTCGAGGACTACTATTTCGACGTTTGCACGCTTGACTACAGCCGAATGGAACAGGCGATGAAACCCCTCACGTCTCTGATGGAGGAAACGGATGAAGTTCACATCGTCGGGCAAGACACCGATCTCCGGTTCAGCATCAAGGATATTCCTGTGATCCCGTGTGCTGGCGAAAAGAATATTCCCGATGGTGAATGCTTCACCGCGCCTGTGCGAGATTCCATCAACGGCACTATCCATTTCAATACACCCACAATCTATCAGGGAACGACCTTCACTGATATTCGCCTCGGCTTTGAAAACGGTAAAATCGTTGAGGCAACGGCGAATAACACCGAAAGACTGAACGATATTCTTGACACAGACGAGGGGGCGCGGTATATCGGTGAGTTTTCCATCGCCTTCAATCCGTATATCACGAACCCGATGCTTGACATTCTGTTCGATGAGAAAATCGCCGGATCGTTTCATTTCACACCCGGTCAGGCTTACGAGGAGGCGGATAACAGTGTCCGTTCCGCGGTCCATTGGGATATGGTCATGATACAGACACCAGAACATGGGGGTGGAGAGATGTACTTCGACGGAAACCTGATTCGGAAGGACGGCCGGTTTGTTCATCCTGAATTAGAAGCATTGAATCCGGAGAATCTAAAATGA